In Stieleria varia, one genomic interval encodes:
- a CDS encoding glycosyltransferase family 2 protein, which translates to MSTESNRGTIEAFEGIAVIIPALNEEHSLPLVLQDLPRVGRVIVVDNGSTDSTASVAAAHGATVVSETNRGYGAACLKGLETLRACCARSGNPPQIIVFLDADYSDYPEFLSALVSPIQDGQYDFVLGSRLLGERERGAMPPQSVYGNRLACFLMRILFGVRYTDLGPFRAIDYRKLQQLEMEDKNFGWTIEMQIKSAKHDLRFLEVPVPYRKRIGHSKISGTLTGTIKAGYKILWSIARYGLIAPRSIRSTRSAAFAQATHIGNG; encoded by the coding sequence ATGTCAACCGAAAGCAATCGCGGAACCATCGAAGCATTTGAGGGCATTGCGGTCATCATCCCGGCGCTGAACGAAGAGCATTCTCTTCCGTTGGTGCTTCAGGATTTACCTCGCGTTGGACGGGTCATTGTCGTTGACAACGGCTCGACCGATAGCACCGCCAGTGTTGCAGCGGCACACGGTGCAACAGTGGTCTCCGAAACCAACCGAGGCTACGGCGCAGCCTGCCTAAAGGGTCTTGAGACGCTCAGAGCATGCTGCGCTCGATCGGGAAATCCGCCGCAGATTATCGTTTTCCTCGATGCCGACTACAGTGATTATCCCGAGTTTCTTTCTGCATTGGTTTCGCCGATTCAAGATGGCCAATACGATTTCGTCCTCGGCTCTCGATTGCTAGGAGAACGCGAACGGGGCGCAATGCCGCCGCAGAGCGTCTACGGAAATCGATTGGCATGTTTCTTGATGAGAATCCTGTTCGGCGTCCGCTACACCGATCTCGGTCCGTTTCGTGCGATCGACTATCGCAAGCTGCAACAGCTCGAAATGGAAGACAAGAACTTTGGGTGGACGATCGAAATGCAGATCAAGTCGGCTAAACACGACTTGCGATTTCTGGAAGTTCCTGTCCCCTATCGTAAACGCATCGGGCACAGCAAGATCAGTGGCACCCTAACCGGCACGATCAAGGCCGGTTACAAAATATTGTGGTCGATCGCCAGGTACGGGCTGATCGCCCCGAGGTCGATCCGCAGCACTCGATCTGCAGCGTTTGCTCAGGCGACTCATATCGGCAATGGTTGA